One genomic segment of Francisella persica ATCC VR-331 includes these proteins:
- a CDS encoding helix-turn-helix domain-containing protein, with protein MIKTKSYTKAAEELFMTHSAVNQSIKK; from the coding sequence GTGATAAAAACCAAAAGCTATACCAAAGCAGCTGAAGAACTTTTTATGACTCATTCAGCAGTAAATCAATCTATCAAAAAATAG
- the tgt gene encoding tRNA guanosine(34) transglycosylase Tgt, which translates to MTIMKFELLKKEGKARRAKISFPRGDIQTPAFMPVGTYGAVKSLSPVELKEMGAEIILGNTFHLWLRPGTEIVKKHGSLHQFNGWDRPILTDSGGFQVFSLGKMRKLTEEGVTFKSPINGSKVFLSPEISIQVQRDLGSDIVMCFDECTPYPATEKEAKKSMELSMRWAKRSKDAHDENPSALFGIIQGGMYEHLRDESLAKLKEINFDGFAIGGLSVGEPKEDMIRILDHTAHQMPEDKPRYLMGVGTPKDLVEAVYRGIDMFDCVMPSRNARNGHIFTSEGEIKIRNAKYKDDTSPLDQNCGCYTCKNFTKSYLHHLDKTKEILGSRLNTIHNLTFYQNLMKSIRKALDEYKFVEFRKEFLVNYK; encoded by the coding sequence ATGACAATAATGAAGTTTGAATTGCTTAAGAAAGAAGGTAAAGCTAGAAGAGCAAAAATAAGTTTTCCTCGTGGTGATATTCAAACACCTGCATTTATGCCAGTAGGTACTTATGGTGCTGTTAAGTCACTATCTCCTGTCGAGCTAAAAGAGATGGGGGCAGAGATTATTTTGGGTAATACATTTCACTTATGGTTACGCCCTGGAACAGAAATTGTTAAAAAACATGGTTCACTACATCAATTTAATGGTTGGGATAGACCAATCTTGACAGATTCTGGAGGTTTCCAAGTATTTAGTTTAGGCAAAATGCGTAAGCTTACAGAAGAGGGCGTAACATTTAAATCACCAATTAATGGTTCTAAAGTATTTTTATCACCTGAGATATCAATACAAGTGCAAAGAGATTTAGGTTCAGATATTGTAATGTGTTTTGATGAATGTACTCCATATCCAGCTACTGAAAAAGAAGCTAAAAAATCTATGGAGCTATCTATGCGCTGGGCAAAAAGATCAAAAGATGCTCATGATGAAAATCCTTCGGCATTATTTGGTATTATCCAAGGTGGTATGTATGAGCATTTACGAGATGAGTCATTAGCTAAGCTAAAAGAAATTAATTTTGATGGTTTTGCTATTGGTGGCTTATCTGTTGGAGAACCTAAAGAGGATATGATTAGAATACTTGATCATACTGCGCATCAAATGCCTGAAGATAAACCAAGATATCTAATGGGAGTTGGCACGCCAAAAGATCTAGTTGAGGCAGTATATCGTGGTATAGATATGTTTGACTGTGTTATGCCATCACGGAATGCTCGCAATGGTCATATTTTCACTTCAGAGGGGGAGATTAAGATTAGAAACGCTAAGTATAAGGATGATACTTCACCATTAGATCAAAATTGTGGTTGCTATACTTGCAAAAATTTCACTAAGAGTTACTTACATCATCTCGACAAAACTAAAGAGATTTTAGGCTCCAGATTAAATACTATTCATAATTTAACTTTCTACCAAAACCTTATGAAATCTATTCGTAAAGCTTTAGATGAGTATAAATTTGTAGAGTTTAGAAAAGAATTTTTAGTAAACTATAAATAG
- the plsY gene encoding glycerol-3-phosphate 1-O-acyltransferase PlsY, whose protein sequence is MNFLNFSILIFAYLLGSINSAIIVCYIFRLPSPRSVGSGNPGTTNVLRIGGKVPAAITLIFDILKGLITVVIAKVLTDNEFITACTALYAILGHIFPIFFGFKGGKGVATLIGALFGFSWILGLIFVITWLCVAIVTRYSSLSALVATVIASFSVVFTSDLQIAAPFLLIAIVILVKHKENIQRLINGQESKIDEKAKAKNDSN, encoded by the coding sequence ATGAATTTTTTAAATTTCAGTATCTTAATATTTGCTTACTTGTTAGGATCTATAAACAGCGCTATTATTGTTTGTTACATATTTAGGTTACCATCGCCTCGTAGTGTTGGTTCTGGTAATCCTGGTACGACAAATGTTCTTAGAATTGGTGGTAAAGTCCCAGCTGCAATTACGTTAATATTTGATATTCTCAAAGGTTTAATCACTGTAGTTATTGCCAAAGTCCTAACAGACAATGAGTTTATCACCGCATGTACAGCACTTTATGCAATTCTTGGTCATATTTTTCCGATATTTTTTGGCTTCAAAGGTGGTAAAGGCGTTGCAACACTTATAGGTGCGCTATTTGGTTTTAGTTGGATCTTAGGCTTAATTTTTGTGATCACATGGTTATGTGTAGCTATAGTTACTCGCTATTCATCATTATCAGCTTTAGTAGCTACTGTTATAGCAAGTTTCTCAGTAGTATTTACATCAGACTTACAAATAGCTGCGCCATTTCTCCTAATAGCGATAGTAATACTTGTAAAGCATAAAGAAAATATACAAAGACTAATTAATGGACAAGAAAGTAAAATTGATGAAAAAGCAAAGGCAAAAAATGATTCAAATTAA
- a CDS encoding aromatic amino acid transport family protein — protein MSSINKQIGCIFLIIGTSLGGGILAIPIILSYFGTIIGSIIMFLMWLLMTYSTLAVAEACLHFEKGISYLGLAHKLFKNHGIVLVYICAFGILYGMLTAYISAIGSSFQSLLNINYIVIEISFVIIFGGFILKGTGSAEWLNRVFLSVKLIIILFTIILLFKSIRLTNLNSYSFSNFKQLIIALPILATTFSAHIIIPSVINYLGPHPKDIRRIIIIASLIILVIYICWIISIFGNIAIYGSKNSFAEILKSLSSEDSVTQLIYILKANIKSYEIISFIYAFITISVTTAFITLSLALKDLILDRFKMTSLTKLNKNIMLSFLLFMLPIILNYYFKKLFLIALSVVGLFSLIMLVSCPLYMVRILRKCNYQIIYKSMQNSKLNNFALFSAIIIIIFQIIDYIL, from the coding sequence TTGTCAAGTATAAACAAACAAATTGGTTGTATATTCCTGATTATAGGAACTTCGCTTGGAGGAGGTATCCTTGCGATACCAATAATTCTATCATACTTCGGTACAATTATTGGCTCTATAATTATGTTTTTGATGTGGCTGTTGATGACATACTCAACACTTGCAGTTGCAGAAGCATGTTTACATTTTGAAAAAGGTATTAGTTATCTAGGCTTAGCTCATAAACTTTTCAAAAACCATGGTATTGTTTTAGTCTATATTTGCGCATTTGGAATACTTTATGGGATGTTAACAGCATACATATCGGCAATAGGTTCATCTTTTCAAAGCTTATTAAACATAAACTACATAGTTATTGAGATAAGCTTTGTTATTATTTTTGGTGGCTTTATTCTGAAAGGTACAGGTTCTGCTGAATGGCTAAATAGGGTTTTTCTAAGTGTAAAATTAATAATCATACTTTTTACTATAATATTACTGTTTAAATCAATACGCTTAACAAATCTAAATAGTTATAGTTTTAGTAATTTCAAACAACTAATAATAGCACTACCAATTCTAGCTACGACATTTTCAGCACATATAATAATCCCTAGTGTTATAAATTATTTAGGACCACATCCAAAAGATATTAGAAGAATTATCATAATCGCTTCACTTATCATATTAGTGATATATATATGCTGGATAATATCAATCTTTGGCAATATCGCAATTTATGGTAGTAAAAATAGCTTTGCAGAAATACTTAAATCACTTAGTTCTGAAGATAGTGTCACTCAGCTTATCTACATTCTCAAAGCAAATATAAAATCCTATGAGATTATAAGTTTTATATATGCTTTTATTACAATATCAGTAACTACAGCTTTTATAACCCTTTCATTAGCTCTAAAAGACTTGATATTAGATAGATTTAAGATGACTAGTTTAACAAAGCTTAATAAAAATATCATGCTGAGCTTTTTGCTTTTTATGCTGCCGATAATACTAAATTATTACTTCAAAAAGCTTTTCTTAATTGCGCTATCTGTTGTTGGCTTATTCTCACTAATAATGCTTGTATCTTGCCCTTTATATATGGTCAGAATTTTACGTAAATGTAACTATCAAATAATTTATAAATCCATGCAAAATAGCAAACTCAATAATTTTGCACTGTTTAGTGCAATCATAATAATTATCTTTCAAATAATAGATTATATACTTTAA
- the ispF gene encoding 2-C-methyl-D-erythritol 2,4-cyclodiphosphate synthase has product MSFCIGHGYDVHKFTSAKQNIIIGGVEIAYHLGLEAHSDGDVLIHALCDAILGALGLGDIGKHFPDIDNQFKNADSKFFLAKIKKILAEKQYSISNIDCTIIAQAPKMLPYIKKMRACLANILEIQISQINIKATTTERLGFIGREEGIATHVVCLLYR; this is encoded by the coding sequence ATGTCATTTTGTATAGGTCATGGCTATGATGTCCATAAATTTACTTCAGCAAAGCAGAATATTATTATTGGTGGAGTGGAAATTGCTTACCATCTAGGTCTTGAAGCTCATTCTGATGGTGATGTACTGATACATGCTCTCTGTGATGCGATTCTTGGTGCTTTAGGGTTAGGTGATATTGGCAAACATTTCCCTGATATAGACAATCAATTCAAAAATGCCGATAGTAAATTTTTTTTAGCTAAAATAAAAAAAATACTTGCTGAAAAACAATACTCCATAAGCAATATTGATTGTACTATAATTGCTCAAGCACCTAAGATGCTACCATATATTAAAAAAATGAGAGCATGCTTAGCAAATATTCTTGAAATACAAATTAGTCAAATAAATATCAAAGCGACTACAACTGAAAGATTAGGATTTATTGGTAGAGAAGAAGGTATTGCAACCCATGTAGTTTGTTTGTTGTACAGATAA
- a CDS encoding competence/damage-inducible protein A, giving the protein MKYDFGVIVIGDEITDGDIVNTNSSVFAKYLVKKDFHVGFHLSCKDSYDDIIASLDFLKSTHKNIITIGGLGPTEDDLTKETIAKYFDKKLILDQSSWKNLEQRTLAKYGKITLGTKKQAMFPEGSQIMINKNGTANGFKLEFDTGRNIYVFPGPPQECITMLEELKLANTQQNRKIIRKKWNIYNICESLLTEKLQVIKDVYSFVTFKYRITDGFIELKYFYPEGCPYSQKITITVEEILKDYL; this is encoded by the coding sequence ATGAAGTATGACTTTGGGGTTATCGTAATTGGTGATGAAATAACTGATGGTGATATTGTCAACACTAATTCAAGTGTATTTGCAAAATATCTTGTTAAAAAAGATTTCCACGTTGGTTTTCATCTAAGCTGTAAAGACAGTTACGATGATATTATAGCTAGTTTAGACTTCTTAAAATCAACGCACAAAAATATCATAACTATAGGTGGTTTGGGACCGACAGAAGATGATCTAACTAAAGAAACAATTGCAAAATATTTTGATAAAAAACTCATACTTGATCAGTCTTCTTGGAAAAATTTAGAGCAACGGACGCTCGCCAAGTATGGCAAAATAACTTTAGGAACTAAAAAGCAGGCCATGTTCCCTGAAGGTTCACAAATTATGATAAATAAAAATGGTACAGCTAATGGTTTTAAACTAGAATTTGACACAGGTAGAAATATCTATGTTTTTCCTGGTCCTCCTCAAGAATGTATCACTATGCTTGAAGAATTAAAACTAGCAAATACGCAACAAAATAGAAAAATTATACGTAAAAAGTGGAATATTTATAATATTTGTGAAAGCTTATTAACAGAAAAATTACAAGTAATCAAAGATGTTTATTCTTTTGTTACATTCAAATATCGAATCACTGATGGCTTTATAGAACTAAAATACTTCTATCCTGAAGGTTGTCCTTATAGTCAAAAGATAACCATAACTGTAGAAGAAATTCTCAAAGATTATTTATAA
- the coaD gene encoding pantetheine-phosphate adenylyltransferase, producing the protein MNKIAIYPGTFDPITNGHVDLIDRALNIFDQIVVAVSTAYGKNTLFDICTREQMIKEVFKDNQRVKVVSFQGLLVDTAVKHNACAIVRGLRAVSDFDYEFQMSSMNNKLNSDIQTIFLTPSEKFSCISSTLIRAVAIHNYKRVDEFVPKCVFHEIKLKYSKD; encoded by the coding sequence ATGAATAAGATAGCAATTTATCCAGGCACATTTGATCCTATTACCAATGGACATGTTGACTTAATTGATCGTGCGCTAAATATTTTTGATCAAATAGTTGTTGCAGTATCTACAGCTTATGGTAAAAATACTCTTTTTGATATTTGCACTAGAGAGCAAATGATAAAAGAAGTTTTTAAAGATAATCAAAGAGTCAAAGTTGTAAGCTTTCAAGGTCTACTTGTTGATACAGCAGTAAAACATAATGCTTGTGCAATAGTTAGAGGTCTCAGAGCTGTATCTGATTTTGATTATGAATTTCAGATGTCAAGTATGAATAATAAACTTAATAGCGATATTCAAACTATATTCTTAACTCCAAGTGAGAAGTTTTCATGTATTTCTTCAACATTGATTAGAGCGGTAGCAATACATAACTATAAGCGTGTGGATGAGTTTGTGCCTAAGTGTGTCTTCCATGAGATAAAGCTTAAATATTCTAAGGACTGA
- the pilB gene encoding type IV-A pilus assembly ATPase PilB: protein MIENPNICKKLASLLLHRKLITKQQLEEISHDKYLAKQGFLEYLIENEIIDSKSFMIESATLLRLQYIDLTAINVKFLPQEYFDINFCRENQCLALFTRKKTIHVAIANPIESQQILKKLRSKYDCAFIPVVAELNHLKEKIEEYEQYLKDEGQREDDAKLNERIAGSELDIDFVEDGEREGDAIISSGEDDEAPIIRFINNTIVDAIQKGASDIHFEPYEKNFRIRYRIDGLLIETFNTKKNLAPKVISRLKIMSNLDIAEKRIPQDGKFKISLSREKAIDFRVSTCPISFGEKVVLRIIDSSSTQIPIEQLGFSESQKETYIKYIQQSQGMVLVTGPTGSGKTVTLYTGINILNEPEKNISTAEDPVELIVKGINQVSVNNKQGLTFAAALKSFLRQDPDIIMVGEIRDIETGSIAIKASQTGHLVMSTLHTNSAPETLNRLVDMGLPRYNIATSVTLIIAQRLTRKLCPKCKLPDTDTEFSLLVEDSGLNDEILSQTFGVTLDKVKNAKIYKANPKGCPRCFKGYKGRIGLYEVMPVSRQISRMILEGKNTIEIAVQAQKEGVATVRQSALVRVAEGLTSMEEAYRVS, encoded by the coding sequence ATGATTGAAAATCCAAATATTTGTAAAAAACTTGCTTCGCTTTTACTTCACCGTAAGCTTATCACAAAGCAACAGCTTGAAGAAATAAGTCACGATAAGTATTTAGCAAAACAGGGCTTTTTAGAATACTTGATTGAAAATGAGATCATTGATAGTAAATCTTTCATGATAGAGTCCGCAACATTACTGCGTTTACAATATATCGACTTAACAGCTATAAATGTAAAATTTTTACCTCAAGAATACTTTGACATTAATTTTTGTCGTGAAAATCAATGCTTAGCACTTTTTACACGTAAAAAGACTATTCATGTCGCAATTGCTAACCCTATTGAAAGTCAACAAATTCTAAAAAAACTCCGTAGTAAATATGATTGTGCATTTATTCCAGTAGTTGCTGAGCTAAATCATCTTAAAGAAAAAATTGAAGAATATGAACAGTATCTCAAAGATGAGGGACAAAGAGAAGATGACGCAAAGCTAAATGAAAGAATTGCAGGATCTGAACTTGATATAGACTTCGTTGAAGATGGAGAACGCGAAGGCGATGCGATAATAAGTAGCGGTGAAGATGATGAAGCTCCAATCATTCGTTTTATTAATAATACTATAGTTGATGCTATCCAAAAAGGTGCTTCGGATATACATTTTGAACCATATGAAAAAAACTTCCGTATTCGCTATAGGATAGATGGTCTTCTAATTGAAACTTTTAATACTAAGAAGAATTTAGCTCCAAAGGTTATTTCTAGACTTAAGATCATGTCAAATTTAGATATTGCTGAAAAGAGAATTCCTCAAGATGGTAAATTTAAGATATCTCTCTCACGTGAAAAAGCTATCGATTTTCGTGTAAGTACATGTCCAATTAGTTTTGGTGAAAAAGTTGTATTGCGTATTATAGATTCAAGCTCAACACAAATACCAATAGAACAATTAGGTTTCTCAGAATCACAAAAAGAAACCTATATTAAATATATTCAACAATCTCAAGGCATGGTACTAGTAACAGGGCCAACAGGATCTGGTAAAACTGTTACTTTATACACTGGTATAAATATTCTTAATGAACCAGAAAAAAATATCTCAACTGCCGAAGACCCAGTCGAGCTTATTGTAAAAGGTATTAACCAAGTAAGTGTTAATAATAAACAAGGGCTTACCTTCGCAGCGGCACTTAAGTCTTTCTTACGTCAAGATCCAGATATAATCATGGTCGGTGAGATTAGAGATATTGAAACAGGTTCTATCGCAATCAAAGCCTCTCAAACAGGTCACTTAGTTATGTCAACACTACATACTAACAGTGCTCCAGAGACATTAAATAGACTTGTTGATATGGGATTACCTAGGTATAATATTGCTACATCTGTAACATTAATTATCGCGCAACGTTTAACTCGCAAACTATGTCCTAAGTGCAAGTTACCAGATACAGATACAGAATTTTCACTTCTTGTAGAAGATAGTGGTCTTAATGACGAAATATTATCACAAACATTTGGTGTGACACTAGATAAAGTAAAAAATGCAAAGATTTACAAAGCTAATCCTAAAGGCTGCCCAAGGTGTTTCAAAGGTTATAAAGGAAGAATTGGTTTATATGAAGTTATGCCTGTATCTAGGCAAATATCAAGAATGATATTAGAAGGTAAGAACACTATAGAAATTGCGGTACAAGCTCAAAAAGAAGGAGTGGCTACTGTACGACAATCAGCTCTAGTTAGAGTTGCTGAAGGTTTGACATCAATGGAAGAAGCATACCGCGTAAGTTAA
- a CDS encoding rhodanese-like domain-containing protein: MQHSAGFLKLVDEAKSRIQECTIDDIQKMNETQTLDGLLIDTREESEVTNGYIPNAIHLSKGIIEGVIESVVPNKNQKMYFYCGGGFRSALVVDKLRKMGYKNVISVDGGWRVWNAKGYPTVPANQSRPNEFLKLVNNAKTQIKECSTTELYNKVNSQRLDGIVFDVREDSEFNMFHIQGATHLSKGQIEVKIENLVTNKQQKIYLYCSSGFRSALAAESLQHMDYTNVVSVAGGIKDWLANNYPVVSPD; this comes from the coding sequence ATGCAGCACTCAGCAGGATTTTTAAAATTAGTAGATGAAGCAAAATCTAGAATACAAGAATGTACTATTGATGATATCCAAAAAATGAATGAGACACAAACACTCGATGGCTTACTCATAGATACTCGTGAAGAGTCAGAAGTAACTAATGGATATATCCCAAATGCTATTCATCTAAGTAAAGGAATTATTGAAGGTGTTATTGAGTCAGTCGTTCCTAATAAAAATCAAAAAATGTATTTCTATTGTGGTGGTGGCTTTAGATCTGCTTTAGTAGTAGATAAGCTTCGCAAGATGGGTTATAAAAATGTTATCTCTGTTGATGGTGGATGGAGAGTATGGAATGCTAAAGGCTATCCTACTGTCCCAGCTAATCAGTCCAGACCGAACGAGTTTTTAAAGCTTGTCAATAATGCAAAAACTCAGATAAAAGAATGTTCTACAACCGAACTTTACAATAAAGTTAATTCTCAAAGGCTTGATGGCATAGTTTTTGATGTTAGAGAAGACTCTGAATTTAATATGTTCCATATTCAAGGAGCCACGCACTTAAGCAAAGGGCAAATTGAAGTAAAAATTGAAAACTTAGTAACTAACAAACAACAAAAAATCTATTTATATTGTAGTAGTGGTTTTCGTTCAGCTCTAGCTGCCGAGAGCTTGCAGCATATGGATTATACAAATGTAGTTTCTGTAGCAGGTGGAATCAAGGATTGGCTAGCTAATAACTACCCAGTAGTATCTCCAGATTAA
- the yajC gene encoding preprotein translocase subunit YajC, with translation MKKLLLSLSAIVLFVSISFAQGAEQSTGSPLSSILMLVVFFAVFWFLLIRPQQKKNKELRKMLSELSKGDEVVTNGGVVGKIAKIDETFINLEVTENVTIKIQRNAVANILPKGATKA, from the coding sequence ATGAAAAAATTATTATTGTCACTATCTGCAATTGTATTATTTGTATCAATTTCATTTGCACAAGGGGCAGAGCAAAGTACTGGTAGCCCACTAAGCTCAATTTTAATGCTTGTGGTATTTTTTGCTGTATTCTGGTTCTTGCTAATTAGACCTCAGCAAAAGAAAAACAAAGAGTTACGTAAAATGCTATCTGAACTATCAAAAGGTGATGAAGTTGTAACTAATGGTGGTGTAGTAGGCAAGATCGCTAAGATAGATGAGACGTTTATTAATTTAGAAGTTACAGAAAATGTTACTATAAAAATCCAAAGAAATGCTGTAGCAAATATTCTACCTAAAGGTGCTACTAAAGCTTAA
- a CDS encoding OmpA family protein — translation MRFKSIVITTSMLLGTATASIAADSDNIDMSVNTNLATTQSSGFASGTFIAPFANTYSSLTNKDNTWGPQDRTGQWYLGVQVNGLAGTPNSPSGAGVNFILGYNISKYFAIQYNQLVGRDFSGLGEGVINFSNSTMFTPYAAGGAGWASLAGQVTGAWDVGGGLKFELSRNVQASVDYRYIQTMAPSNISGANGRAGTNMIGAGLTWFFDGKDNTNNDTGKVQDNGATTAAQTVAMPTIDESKYILPAGIKQCEGNFNLTEDGVACYTVNGDYVTVYLDTKFAYDKATLNAKGKKAIASFVKFIKDSNIASVTVKGYASQGQTGSEFSVYNQKLSEKRAKAVADYMKQLGLDSEKIVTKGFGYYYTLGGIPKSDPRNQRVEASVLSPLK, via the coding sequence ATGAGATTTAAAAGTATTGTTATTACTACATCTATGTTACTAGGTACAGCTACAGCATCAATAGCGGCAGATTCTGATAATATAGATATGTCAGTAAACACAAATTTAGCTACTACTCAAAGTAGTGGTTTTGCTTCTGGTACTTTTATTGCTCCTTTTGCAAATACTTATAGCTCTTTAACAAATAAAGATAATACTTGGGGTCCTCAAGATAGAACTGGCCAGTGGTACTTAGGTGTTCAGGTTAATGGCCTTGCAGGAACTCCTAATTCACCATCAGGTGCAGGAGTTAACTTTATCTTAGGTTACAATATCAGCAAATATTTTGCAATTCAATATAACCAGTTAGTTGGTAGAGATTTTTCTGGTTTAGGAGAAGGAGTTATCAACTTTAGTAATAGTACTATGTTTACTCCATATGCTGCAGGTGGTGCTGGTTGGGCAAGCTTAGCAGGTCAAGTAACTGGGGCTTGGGATGTTGGTGGTGGTCTTAAGTTTGAACTTTCTAGAAATGTTCAAGCAAGTGTTGACTACAGATATATTCAAACAATGGCACCTAGTAATATTTCTGGTGCGAATGGTAGAGCAGGTACTAATATGATTGGTGCTGGATTAACGTGGTTCTTTGATGGCAAAGACAATACTAATAATGATACTGGTAAAGTCCAAGATAATGGTGCAACTACAGCTGCACAAACTGTTGCTATGCCTACTATTGATGAGTCTAAGTATATTTTACCTGCAGGTATTAAGCAGTGTGAAGGTAACTTTAATCTAACTGAAGATGGTGTTGCATGCTATACAGTTAATGGTGATTACGTAACAGTTTACTTAGATACTAAGTTTGCTTATGATAAAGCTACTTTAAATGCTAAAGGTAAAAAAGCAATTGCATCTTTTGTTAAGTTTATCAAAGATAGTAATATTGCTTCTGTGACAGTTAAAGGTTATGCTTCTCAAGGCCAAACTGGTAGTGAATTTAGTGTATATAACCAAAAACTTTCTGAAAAAAGAGCAAAAGCTGTCGCTGACTACATGAAGCAACTAGGCTTAGATAGTGAGAAGATAGTCACTAAAGGTTTTGGGTACTATTATACTTTAGGAGGTATTCCTAAATCTGACCCGCGTAACCAGCGTGTAGAAGCTAGTGTATTATCTCCTCTTAAATAA
- a CDS encoding YfhL family 4Fe-4S dicluster ferredoxin: MALLITDECINCDICEPECPNEAISQGEEYYEIDPKKCTECFGHFDESQCTKVCPVRCIIIDPNNIETQQQLLDKYKKLSIIKL; this comes from the coding sequence ATGGCATTACTAATTACTGATGAATGTATTAATTGTGATATTTGTGAACCTGAGTGTCCTAATGAGGCAATATCACAAGGTGAAGAATACTACGAGATTGATCCAAAAAAATGTACCGAATGCTTTGGGCACTTTGATGAGTCTCAATGTACTAAAGTTTGCCCAGTTAGATGTATAATCATAGATCCAAATAACATAGAAACGCAACAACAGCTTTTAGATAAGTATAAAAAACTTAGTATCATAAAGCTATAA
- a CDS encoding type II secretion system F family protein, with the protein MLFGKKDKNKTAITSWNYKAKLKSGKKTKGSIDADTKEKVEIQLRQKGYSDIKVRKQPKDLLPKKISYQDITEMTRQLATMTKAGIPIIKSFEVFIMGIRKHPRLKILAIEIKQAIESGDSFSKALSNFPKIFDKLYVGLITAGEESGNLDLMLNKITDQREALQGIKKKVKKALSYPIIVCIIAAGVTSILLTFAVPAFSAMFINSGKPLPAITQLTVDASNFMQNSWWKIILVIFITIIVYKSLKFRFPKIQIAQDHFMLKIPIIGEVIFKSSLARFASTLEITIQSGMSLTRALDMVSLATGNAKYDQAALDIKKSINEGTSFKEAIIETGSFPFLVEQMIAVGEESGALEIMLDNLKRVYQEEVDTLVGSLSSILEPLIMIVLGGVVGFLVVSMYMPMFQIGDVI; encoded by the coding sequence ATGCTATTTGGTAAAAAAGATAAAAATAAAACAGCTATTACATCATGGAATTATAAAGCTAAGCTAAAAAGTGGCAAAAAAACTAAAGGTAGTATTGATGCTGATACCAAAGAGAAGGTAGAAATTCAATTAAGACAAAAAGGCTACTCTGATATCAAAGTCAGAAAACAACCTAAAGATCTACTACCTAAGAAAATATCTTATCAAGATATTACAGAGATGACGCGCCAGCTAGCGACAATGACTAAAGCTGGTATTCCCATAATTAAATCATTTGAGGTATTTATTATGGGTATTCGTAAGCATCCACGCCTTAAAATATTAGCTATTGAAATAAAACAAGCAATTGAAAGTGGTGATTCATTTTCAAAAGCTCTCAGTAACTTTCCTAAAATATTTGATAAATTATATGTTGGTCTTATTACTGCTGGTGAAGAATCAGGAAATCTTGACCTGATGCTTAACAAAATTACTGATCAGCGTGAAGCATTACAGGGTATTAAAAAGAAAGTAAAAAAGGCTCTATCTTATCCAATTATAGTATGTATTATCGCTGCTGGTGTGACTAGTATATTATTAACATTTGCTGTTCCAGCGTTCTCAGCAATGTTTATAAATTCTGGTAAGCCATTACCTGCAATTACACAATTGACTGTTGATGCCTCTAACTTTATGCAGAATTCATGGTGGAAAATTATTCTAGTAATATTTATCACAATAATAGTCTATAAATCATTAAAATTTAGATTTCCTAAAATCCAAATTGCTCAAGATCACTTTATGTTAAAGATACCTATAATTGGCGAAGTTATATTTAAATCATCACTAGCAAGATTTGCCAGTACTTTAGAAATAACTATTCAATCTGGCATGAGTTTGACACGCGCCCTAGATATGGTATCTCTTGCAACAGGAAATGCAAAGTATGATCAAGCTGCTCTAGATATTAAAAAGAGTATTAATGAAGGTACATCATTTAAAGAAGCTATTATTGAGACAGGAAGCTTTCCATTTTTGGTTGAACAAATGATTGCTGTAGGTGAGGAATCAGGTGCTCTAGAAATTATGTTAGATAACCTAAAAAGAGTATATCAAGAAGAAGTAGACACATTAGTAGGAAGTTTAAGCTCAATACTCGAACCTTTGATTATGATTGTTTTAGGTGGTGTTGTTGGTTTCCTAGTAGTTAGTATGTATATGCCAATGTTCCAAATTGGTGATGTGATATAA